In the genome of Staphylococcus durrellii, one region contains:
- a CDS encoding magnesium transporter CorA family protein, translated as MIKAYKHNQNQKVIECIADTTASWINIIEPDRDEIEKIITQYNIPEDFIKDPLDSEESARIEYDDETGYSLIIIDLPVVNKTNNNVLSFITIPLGIIIGNKRIVTICNEENEFLENFTRQRINLKFHSRFALNILLTIANHYNRNLRLLNKTRLRIERNLKNNVSNKQLYNLMEVEKSLVYFLAALKGNDNIIKKLFRLPAIKRFEEDEELLEDLVIENKQAVETTELYTKILESITTSYASLLSNELNNTMKTLTLFTVFLTLPTLVFSFFGMNVPLPINSHSYISWIVVIIISLILVSLVGAFLWRKQKL; from the coding sequence ATGATTAAAGCTTACAAGCACAATCAAAATCAAAAGGTTATTGAGTGTATTGCAGATACAACAGCTTCTTGGATAAATATAATAGAACCCGATAGGGATGAGATAGAAAAAATAATAACTCAATATAATATTCCCGAAGATTTTATCAAGGACCCACTCGATAGTGAAGAAAGTGCACGTATAGAATATGATGATGAAACAGGCTATTCTTTAATTATTATCGATTTGCCTGTCGTCAATAAAACAAATAATAACGTCCTCTCCTTTATAACAATTCCATTGGGTATTATTATTGGCAATAAAAGAATAGTTACAATATGTAATGAAGAAAATGAGTTTTTAGAGAATTTTACGCGTCAGCGCATTAACTTAAAGTTCCACAGTCGGTTTGCATTAAATATTTTATTAACGATTGCCAATCACTATAACAGAAACTTAAGGTTATTAAACAAGACGAGATTACGCATTGAACGTAATTTAAAAAACAATGTGAGTAATAAACAGCTTTATAATTTAATGGAAGTTGAAAAGAGTTTAGTTTATTTTTTAGCGGCACTCAAAGGCAACGACAATATAATTAAAAAACTATTCAGGCTACCTGCAATTAAAAGATTTGAAGAAGATGAAGAATTACTTGAAGATTTAGTTATTGAAAATAAACAAGCTGTCGAAACAACAGAACTATATACTAAAATATTAGAAAGTATTACGACTTCATATGCCTCTTTATTATCAAATGAACTGAACAACACGATGAAAACTTTAACTTTATTTACAGTCTTCCTAACATTACCAACTCTAGTATTTAGTTTCTTTGGTATGAATGTACCATTGCCAATTAATAGTCATAGTTATATTTCATGGATTGTCGTTATTATTATTTCGCTCATATTAGTATCACTTGTTGGTGCATTTTTATGGCGTAAACAAAAATTATAA
- a CDS encoding MDR/zinc-dependent alcohol dehydrogenase-like family protein — MTKKNYPDTMNAVVAYAPEDYRYETVETPIIENGKEIIVKVEACGICAGDIKAYGGAPSFWGDETQPSYIKAPMIPGHEFIARIVDKGDEVTDYEIGDRVISEQIVPCWNCRFCNRGEYWMCEKHDLYGFQNNVNGGMAEYMKFTKEAINYKVPEDLPIEKAALIEPYACSLHAVQRANIKLGDFVVLSGAGTLGLGMVGAAKKAGAETLVVLDMKDDRLELAKEFGADIVMNPAKVDVVKEIKDMTEGYGCDTYIEATGHPKSVEQGLSAIRKLGRFVEFSVFGDPVTVDWSIISDRKELDLMGSHLGPYCYPLVINGIQNGDFPTEGVVTHKLPLEKFEEGFELMKKGDKSLKIVLEP, encoded by the coding sequence ATGACAAAGAAAAATTATCCTGACACTATGAATGCGGTAGTAGCATATGCGCCTGAAGATTATAGATATGAAACAGTCGAAACACCAATAATTGAGAATGGCAAAGAGATTATCGTTAAAGTTGAAGCGTGTGGTATTTGTGCTGGTGACATCAAAGCATACGGTGGAGCGCCAAGTTTCTGGGGAGATGAAACACAACCGTCATACATTAAAGCGCCTATGATTCCCGGTCATGAATTTATCGCACGTATAGTAGATAAAGGTGATGAAGTAACAGACTATGAAATTGGAGACAGAGTTATTTCTGAACAAATTGTACCTTGTTGGAATTGTAGATTCTGTAATCGCGGAGAATATTGGATGTGTGAAAAACATGATTTATACGGTTTCCAGAATAACGTTAACGGTGGCATGGCTGAATATATGAAATTTACGAAAGAAGCTATTAACTATAAAGTTCCTGAAGATTTACCCATTGAAAAAGCAGCATTAATTGAACCATATGCATGTAGTTTGCATGCTGTTCAACGTGCCAATATTAAATTAGGTGATTTTGTAGTTCTTTCTGGGGCAGGTACATTAGGCTTAGGAATGGTAGGTGCAGCTAAAAAAGCTGGTGCTGAAACTTTAGTCGTCTTAGACATGAAAGACGATCGTTTGGAATTAGCTAAAGAATTCGGTGCAGATATTGTAATGAACCCAGCTAAAGTTGATGTTGTTAAAGAGATTAAAGATATGACGGAAGGTTATGGATGTGACACATATATTGAAGCGACAGGTCATCCTAAATCAGTAGAGCAAGGTTTAAGTGCGATTCGTAAATTAGGTAGATTTGTTGAATTCTCAGTATTTGGAGATCCAGTAACAGTCGATTGGAGTATTATATCTGACCGTAAAGAATTAGATTTAATGGGCAGTCATTTAGGACCTTATTGTTATCCTCTTGTAATTAATGGTATTCAAAACGGTGATTTCCCTACAGAAGGTGTCGTAACACATAAATTACCTCTCGAAAAATTTGAAGAAGGATTCGAGTTAATGAAAAAAGGGGACAAGTCACTAAAAATAGTACTTGAACCATAA
- the rpiB gene encoding ribose 5-phosphate isomerase B, producing MKIAIGADHNGYDLKEAVKKQVEDMGHEVEDFGCHHCAETDYPDVAAEVGKSIQQGNNERGILICGTGIGVAIAANKVKGIRAAMAHDVYSAERAQLSNNAQILTMGAQIIGVEVAKKNVEAYLNVAWEGGSQRKVDKIVDIESSEAE from the coding sequence ATGAAAATTGCTATAGGTGCAGATCACAATGGATATGATTTAAAAGAAGCCGTAAAAAAACAAGTCGAAGATATGGGCCATGAAGTTGAAGACTTTGGTTGTCACCATTGCGCAGAAACAGATTACCCTGATGTTGCTGCAGAAGTGGGTAAAAGTATTCAACAAGGAAATAATGAACGTGGCATATTAATTTGTGGCACTGGTATTGGCGTTGCAATTGCTGCAAATAAAGTTAAAGGTATTAGAGCAGCTATGGCACATGATGTATATTCTGCAGAACGTGCACAATTAAGTAACAATGCACAGATTTTAACTATGGGTGCGCAAATTATCGGCGTAGAAGTAGCTAAGAAAAATGTAGAAGCTTATTTGAATGTGGCATGGGAAGGCGGATCTCAACGTAAAGTTGATAAAATCGTAGATATTGAATCTTCTGAAGCCGAATAG
- a CDS encoding copper resistance CopC/CopD family protein, giving the protein MSLYNNFYTKLYVVIFVALLCVIVFSTQSASAHATLEKVTPQENSVVKSQPKHISLQFNEPVNAKYSSIIIYDDSGNKIDKVKPNSSGHNQNLEFDISKLKKGTHKVKWHAMSADGHEVGSQFEFSIGKKTANNVDTTPPFFETASFWFGFLRFLAEGSIIILIGLFLVNKMANRKGLAEFNVIPKYRSAIWMIIGVTFMTCLVYLMSLTSDVSSQILALNTEALLQVPLLLSLLAIIVLLILFSLKNMLESWYVTIALVILIVLSMSGHAFAQQIPLWSIIIRTIHLLGMAIWLGALVYLFCVATNNKGEQMLYIKNFLLKINSLAVLMIVVSGVLMVIDESSILNIVNHLQTWSVLVIVKIIGVILMMCLGGYQTARALSQQYTNKSALLIEIIIGIVLIVVGVIMSQINIPT; this is encoded by the coding sequence GTGTCTTTATATAATAACTTTTATACGAAGTTATATGTGGTAATTTTTGTAGCACTATTGTGTGTAATAGTGTTTTCGACACAAAGCGCATCTGCTCATGCAACACTTGAAAAAGTTACGCCTCAAGAAAATAGCGTTGTTAAATCTCAGCCTAAACATATATCATTACAGTTTAATGAACCTGTGAATGCTAAATACTCTAGTATTATAATTTATGATGATAGTGGTAATAAAATCGACAAAGTAAAACCCAACTCGTCGGGCCATAACCAAAATTTAGAGTTTGATATTAGTAAATTAAAAAAAGGGACTCATAAAGTAAAATGGCATGCCATGTCAGCAGACGGTCATGAGGTAGGAAGTCAGTTTGAATTTTCTATAGGGAAGAAAACAGCTAATAATGTAGATACAACACCACCGTTTTTTGAAACAGCATCGTTTTGGTTTGGCTTTTTACGATTTTTAGCTGAAGGATCCATCATAATTTTAATAGGTTTATTTTTAGTAAATAAAATGGCTAATCGCAAAGGATTAGCAGAATTTAATGTGATTCCTAAATATCGTTCGGCAATTTGGATGATTATCGGAGTAACTTTTATGACTTGTTTAGTTTACCTAATGTCACTGACTTCCGATGTAAGTAGTCAAATTCTTGCCTTAAATACTGAAGCATTACTTCAAGTACCATTACTGTTATCATTATTGGCCATAATTGTCTTGCTTATATTATTTAGTTTGAAAAACATGTTAGAGAGCTGGTACGTCACTATAGCACTTGTTATTTTGATCGTGTTAAGTATGTCAGGGCATGCTTTTGCACAACAAATACCATTATGGTCAATTATTATTCGTACAATTCATCTATTAGGTATGGCTATTTGGTTAGGTGCACTTGTTTATTTATTCTGTGTAGCAACGAATAATAAAGGTGAACAAATGCTATACATTAAAAACTTTTTACTGAAAATTAATAGTTTAGCTGTGCTAATGATAGTTGTATCGGGTGTGTTAATGGTTATTGATGAATCAAGCATATTAAATATAGTTAATCATTTACAAACATGGTCGGTATTAGTCATTGTCAAAATCATAGGTGTCATATTAATGATGTGCCTTGGAGGTTATCAAACGGCACGCGCTTTAAGCCAACAATATACAAATAAATCAGCATTATTGATAGAAATAATTATAGGTATAGTACTCATTGTTGTAGGCGTTATTATGAGTCAAATTAATATACCGACTTAA
- the dhaL gene encoding dihydroxyacetone kinase subunit DhaL produces MTLTSNAYKDYILALTELFATKKDYLCELDRKIGDGDHGVTMNIGYQAVKETVEQELQDQDDIAKISVAVGKSFLDAVGSSVGPLYASGYLKAAVAVKNKTELDDDDLFDFWISFSKGIKDRGKAEIGDKTMIDTLEPFYSSLDEQRSKGLSFSEAFDNALEHAKKGMESTKDIVSNKGRSKRLGYRSQGHVDPGAMSAYLMLETFKSFTE; encoded by the coding sequence ATGACATTAACTAGTAATGCTTATAAAGATTATATTTTAGCTTTAACGGAATTGTTCGCGACAAAAAAAGATTATTTATGTGAATTAGATAGAAAAATTGGTGACGGTGACCATGGTGTAACGATGAACATTGGTTACCAAGCAGTTAAAGAAACTGTAGAACAAGAACTGCAAGACCAAGATGATATTGCCAAAATTAGCGTTGCAGTTGGTAAAAGTTTCTTGGATGCGGTTGGTTCATCTGTAGGGCCATTGTATGCATCAGGTTATCTTAAAGCTGCAGTAGCTGTAAAAAACAAAACTGAACTAGATGATGATGATTTATTCGATTTTTGGATTTCATTTAGCAAAGGCATTAAAGACAGAGGTAAAGCAGAAATCGGTGACAAAACAATGATAGATACGTTAGAACCATTTTACAGTTCATTAGATGAACAGCGCTCGAAAGGTCTGTCTTTCTCTGAGGCATTTGATAATGCTTTAGAACATGCGAAAAAAGGAATGGAAAGTACAAAAGATATTGTTTCAAATAAAGGACGTTCTAAACGTTTAGGTTATCGTTCTCAAGGGCACGTTGACCCAGGAGCGATGTCAGCATATTTAATGTTAGAAACATTTAAGTCTTTTACTGAATAA
- a CDS encoding SDR family NAD(P)-dependent oxidoreductase: MSILDKFKLDNQVAIVTGGASGLGKAMGKGLAEAGAHLVIADINLEQAQATADEFTNDTGNKAIACKVDVTNVDDVYQMVEDVKNEFGRIDILFNNAGINEHVKFEDMPYDRWVKNMDVNINSMVLVSQAVGEVMIEQKRGSIVNTSSMSGIIVNTPQPQAAYNTSKGAVIMFTKSLANEWAEHNIRVNTIAPGYMKTELTKDYFAQGGDMIDTWMKFTPLGRPGVPEELQGAALYLASDASSFVTGSIVTIDGGYTAL; the protein is encoded by the coding sequence ATGTCAATTTTAGATAAGTTTAAATTAGATAATCAAGTTGCTATCGTTACAGGAGGTGCTTCTGGATTAGGTAAAGCTATGGGTAAAGGTTTAGCAGAAGCTGGTGCGCATTTAGTTATAGCAGATATTAATTTGGAACAAGCCCAAGCTACTGCTGATGAGTTTACAAATGATACAGGCAATAAGGCTATTGCCTGCAAAGTAGATGTAACGAATGTCGACGATGTTTATCAAATGGTTGAAGATGTAAAAAATGAATTTGGTAGAATTGATATTTTATTTAATAATGCCGGAATTAATGAGCACGTCAAATTTGAAGATATGCCATATGACAGATGGGTTAAAAATATGGATGTAAATATTAACAGTATGGTATTAGTATCTCAAGCGGTGGGCGAAGTAATGATCGAACAAAAAAGAGGGTCTATCGTCAATACGTCTTCAATGTCAGGCATTATCGTCAATACACCTCAACCACAAGCGGCATATAATACCTCTAAAGGTGCGGTAATTATGTTCACTAAGAGTTTGGCTAATGAATGGGCGGAACATAATATAAGAGTGAATACTATAGCACCTGGTTATATGAAAACTGAATTAACTAAAGATTATTTTGCACAGGGTGGAGACATGATAGATACGTGGATGAAATTTACACCACTGGGCAGACCAGGCGTACCAGAAGAACTACAGGGTGCTGCATTATACCTAGCGTCTGATGCTTCATCATTTGTGACTGGCAGTATTGTAACAATTGATGGCGGTTATACAGCACTTTAA
- a CDS encoding DeoR/GlpR family DNA-binding transcription regulator, whose translation MKMYADERRENIYIYIKSHKRATVKQLSNYLSVTEATVRSDLRRLESENKLVRTHGGAKINEDMGSKLNFSYRLTQRHDEKHHISQHAINKIQPQQCIMIDASSTTYELAKLLAESTMELTIITNGLENAVLLKENPHLTVLIVGGFVSKDSNAITGNIDSQILEMYHIDYFFLSANGLTLQNGLTDFSLPEVQLKKQMVQQSDKVVALIDHSKFDVSSTLSFAKLSDINEIITNKQPDSKWLSDLPFHITIAD comes from the coding sequence ATGAAAATGTATGCAGATGAACGACGAGAAAATATTTATATCTATATAAAGTCTCATAAGAGAGCAACTGTAAAACAACTATCAAACTATTTAAGCGTAACTGAGGCAACAGTGAGAAGTGATCTACGTCGGTTAGAAAGTGAAAATAAATTAGTACGTACACACGGTGGAGCGAAAATAAATGAAGATATGGGATCCAAACTCAACTTTTCCTATCGTTTAACACAAAGACACGACGAGAAACATCATATTAGTCAACACGCTATAAATAAAATACAACCCCAACAGTGCATCATGATTGATGCAAGTTCAACTACATATGAGTTAGCAAAGTTACTTGCCGAATCGACAATGGAATTAACTATTATAACTAATGGGCTTGAGAATGCTGTTTTACTAAAAGAAAATCCACATTTAACCGTTCTTATCGTAGGTGGTTTTGTGTCAAAAGATTCAAATGCAATTACTGGTAATATTGATTCTCAAATTTTAGAAATGTATCATATTGATTATTTCTTCTTATCTGCTAATGGCTTAACGTTACAAAACGGCCTTACAGATTTTTCATTACCAGAGGTACAATTAAAAAAGCAAATGGTCCAACAAAGTGATAAGGTTGTGGCACTTATCGACCATAGTAAATTTGATGTTTCTTCAACATTATCTTTCGCTAAATTAAGTGACATTAATGAAATTATCACGAATAAACAACCTGACAGCAAATGGTTGTCTGATCTTCCTTTTCACATAACCATTGCTGATTAA
- a CDS encoding TetR/AcrR family transcriptional regulator, with protein MEDRRIKKSKQAIKHAFISLLQEKELDKITIKDITTLADINRGTFYLHYVDKYELLSSMEDEYIKNLSEKLHFDYFYIQYTNTEDFAKAFTTNILKNIMSYIANNIDFYKVILNLERKSQIESKISQLMFNNMQTLITSSNQIEGIPLDYFHSYVSGATISFIKHWVQDDNRMSVDDLADILFKIIFNGPLRLLANQQYDQH; from the coding sequence ATGGAAGACCGTAGAATTAAAAAATCTAAACAAGCTATTAAACATGCCTTTATTTCTTTATTACAAGAAAAAGAACTCGATAAAATTACAATAAAAGATATTACAACTTTGGCTGATATAAATAGAGGGACGTTTTATTTACACTACGTAGATAAGTACGAGTTGCTATCTTCGATGGAAGATGAATATATTAAAAATCTATCCGAGAAATTACATTTTGATTATTTTTATATTCAATATACGAACACTGAAGACTTTGCTAAAGCGTTTACGACGAATATATTAAAAAATATTATGTCATATATTGCTAATAATATCGATTTCTATAAAGTGATATTAAATCTAGAGCGCAAAAGCCAAATAGAAAGCAAAATTAGTCAATTGATGTTTAATAATATGCAAACCCTTATTACTAGTTCAAATCAAATTGAGGGTATTCCATTAGACTATTTTCATAGCTATGTTTCAGGTGCCACAATTTCGTTTATAAAACATTGGGTTCAAGATGACAATAGAATGAGTGTAGACGATTTGGCCGATATTTTATTCAAAATAATATTCAATGGCCCACTTAGATTATTGGCTAACCAGCAATATGACCAACATTAA
- a CDS encoding YhgE/Pip domain-containing protein produces the protein MNILKSKLLWISPIVIVIILAIFSIAFSPAYNPKPKSIPIAIVNHDKGTSIQGKNVDIGGNLVDKFKDSDSKSIKWVEVDSEKEAQKGLDKQKYFGAAVLEKDFSKNAMSKTQKIVMDSKKAEMKDKINSGDIPPEQAKKLQQAAPKNDVTVKQAHLKTLANGGANMQASQIASNVLKGIGSNINKQITKQSIGTLEKQNIKVSANDINGITNPVKVNNKKVNEVKDHQASGNAPFLMFMPVWISSIVGSILLFYAFRSSKNISIVQRVSATLIQCVGAIVTAFVGGFGYVYFMSGIQGFDFNDINKIAFYVSIAILSFMGLIIGVMTWLGMKSIPIFFIAMFFSMQLVTLPKQLLPKFYQDYIVDWNPFTHYANSLRELIYMHQPITMNSTMWMFVGFMIFGLISSLLATIVRKHSDKTTEIPS, from the coding sequence ATGAATATTTTAAAAAGTAAATTACTATGGATTTCACCAATAGTAATCGTAATTATATTAGCAATCTTTTCAATTGCATTTTCTCCAGCTTATAACCCTAAACCTAAATCTATACCTATTGCGATTGTAAATCATGATAAGGGTACTTCTATTCAAGGTAAAAACGTAGATATTGGTGGAAATTTAGTAGACAAATTTAAAGACAGTGATTCTAAATCTATTAAATGGGTTGAAGTAGATAGTGAAAAAGAAGCACAAAAAGGTTTAGATAAACAAAAATATTTTGGTGCTGCAGTTTTAGAAAAAGATTTCTCAAAAAATGCGATGAGTAAAACGCAAAAAATTGTAATGGATAGCAAAAAAGCCGAAATGAAAGACAAAATTAACTCTGGAGACATTCCTCCCGAACAAGCTAAAAAATTACAACAGGCTGCGCCTAAAAATGATGTAACTGTTAAACAAGCACATCTTAAAACATTAGCTAATGGTGGCGCGAATATGCAAGCGTCTCAAATTGCTTCAAATGTACTAAAAGGCATTGGAAGTAATATCAATAAACAAATTACTAAACAAAGTATAGGTACCTTAGAAAAACAAAATATCAAAGTTAGCGCAAATGATATCAATGGTATTACTAATCCGGTTAAAGTTAATAATAAAAAAGTTAACGAAGTAAAAGACCATCAAGCTAGTGGTAATGCACCATTCTTAATGTTTATGCCAGTTTGGATAAGTTCAATTGTTGGTTCAATTTTATTATTCTATGCATTTAGATCTAGTAAAAATATATCAATTGTGCAACGTGTATCAGCTACATTAATACAATGTGTAGGTGCAATTGTAACTGCTTTTGTTGGTGGATTTGGATACGTTTACTTTATGTCAGGTATCCAAGGATTTGACTTTAACGACATTAATAAAATTGCATTTTATGTATCAATTGCGATATTAAGTTTTATGGGGTTAATCATTGGTGTTATGACTTGGTTAGGAATGAAATCAATACCTATCTTCTTTATCGCGATGTTCTTTAGTATGCAATTAGTAACATTACCAAAACAGTTATTGCCTAAATTTTATCAAGATTATATTGTCGACTGGAATCCATTTACACATTATGCTAACTCACTAAGAGAATTAATTTACATGCACCAACCTATAACAATGAATAGCACAATGTGGATGTTTGTTGGTTTTATGATTTTTGGATTAATTTCTTCACTTTTAGCTACTATAGTGAGAAAACATAGTGACAAAACAACAGAAATTCCATCATAA
- a CDS encoding Na/Pi cotransporter family protein, whose translation MNSFAMEILFTFIGGLGIFLYGIKQMGDGLQASAGDRLRSILNRVTSNPVMGVIAGMVVTILIQSSSGTTVITIGLVTAGFMTMRQAIGVIMGANIGTTVTAFIIGIDIGAYALPILAIGAFLIFFIHKRKVKNIGMILFGFGALFYGLELMSSAVKPLANLDGFNKIMLDMSSNPILGLLAGTFLTVVIQSSSATIGILQGFYANDLISLHGALPVLLGDNIGTTITAVLASLAGSIAAKRVALVHVLFNLIGATIFIVILPLYQSAIVWIQKVLSLKPEMVIAFAHGSFNVTNTLIQLPFIFVLAWIVTKVIPGDDIHEKFQPRSLDKNLINRAPSFALQEAQDEIQNLGHMSYAMLENVKYYDDKLKKDIDQKQVVVENMYDNIRQYLTKISEKKLSAKDAERMSVLFDVNRAMLKVASLSQQYFKIKEQQYVENIHISTEAQNSINQLYDYVTISFNKTINNFNVYDDLTKEEIVERSKDSYGLEHELRKQHIQRLSSGDCSPEGAILYLDMISVLERIGYHARNISEGLINYNHLANTDYNQVNNFEPETT comes from the coding sequence ATGAATTCTTTTGCAATGGAAATTCTATTTACCTTTATCGGAGGACTTGGAATATTTCTATATGGAATTAAGCAAATGGGCGATGGTCTACAAGCTTCAGCGGGCGATAGACTGAGAAGTATTTTAAATCGAGTTACGAGCAATCCTGTAATGGGTGTTATTGCCGGTATGGTCGTTACAATCTTAATTCAAAGTAGTTCTGGTACCACGGTAATTACTATTGGTCTAGTTACTGCAGGATTTATGACTATGAGACAAGCCATAGGTGTCATAATGGGAGCTAACATAGGTACAACGGTTACAGCATTTATAATAGGTATTGATATTGGTGCTTATGCACTTCCTATACTTGCCATTGGCGCGTTCTTAATATTCTTTATTCATAAGAGAAAAGTTAAAAATATAGGTATGATTTTATTTGGTTTCGGTGCTTTATTTTATGGACTCGAATTAATGAGTTCAGCCGTTAAACCTTTAGCTAATTTAGATGGCTTTAATAAAATTATGTTAGATATGTCATCGAATCCTATTTTAGGCTTATTAGCAGGAACGTTTTTGACAGTAGTAATTCAGAGCTCAAGTGCCACAATTGGTATCTTGCAAGGATTTTATGCAAATGATTTAATTTCATTACATGGAGCATTACCAGTATTGTTAGGTGATAACATCGGTACGACGATTACAGCAGTGTTAGCTAGTTTAGCAGGATCCATTGCAGCTAAACGTGTCGCGTTAGTACATGTATTATTTAACTTAATAGGTGCGACAATCTTTATTGTAATATTACCTCTATACCAAAGTGCTATAGTATGGATTCAGAAGGTACTAAGTTTAAAACCGGAAATGGTCATAGCATTTGCACATGGCTCTTTCAATGTGACAAATACATTAATTCAATTACCGTTTATATTTGTTTTAGCTTGGATTGTAACTAAAGTGATACCTGGTGATGATATACATGAAAAATTTCAACCACGTAGTTTAGACAAAAATTTAATCAACAGAGCACCAAGCTTTGCCCTTCAAGAAGCACAGGATGAAATACAAAACTTGGGACATATGTCATATGCTATGTTAGAAAATGTAAAATATTATGATGATAAATTAAAAAAAGATATTGATCAAAAGCAAGTTGTAGTAGAAAATATGTATGATAATATTCGACAATATTTAACGAAAATTTCTGAAAAAAAATTATCAGCAAAAGACGCTGAACGTATGTCAGTATTATTTGATGTTAATAGGGCAATGTTAAAAGTAGCATCATTGTCGCAGCAATATTTTAAAATAAAAGAACAACAATACGTAGAAAATATTCATATTTCTACAGAAGCCCAAAATAGTATTAATCAGTTATATGATTATGTCACGATTTCTTTTAATAAAACAATAAATAACTTTAACGTTTACGATGACTTAACAAAAGAAGAAATCGTAGAGCGTAGTAAAGATTCTTATGGGTTAGAGCATGAATTGAGAAAACAACATATTCAGCGATTAAGTTCAGGTGACTGTTCTCCTGAAGGCGCAATATTATATTTAGATATGATCTCAGTATTAGAACGTATAGGATACCATGCTAGAAATATCTCTGAAGGCCTGATCAATTATAATCATCTGGCAAATACAGATTATAACCAAGTGAATAACTTTGAACCTGAAACAACTTAA
- a CDS encoding dihydroxyacetone kinase subunit DhaK translates to MKKMMNNPDSVIDELMTGYLAAYPEYIRRSSLHQRALIGTKRHEKRKVSVLIGGGSGHEPGFLGYVGKGMADGVAVGNIFASPSPIPIQAVTREIDQGSGVLYIYGNYAGDLMNFEMASEMTEVEDDIQTEVVIGNDDVASSKDISDRRGIAGELLVFKAAGAAADFGHDLSEVKRIAQLANDNTRSMGIGLSPCYLPQTGKPSFDLEDNEMEIGLGHHGEPGIEKTTIRTAKETVNVIMKNILKEGLYESGDEVAVLVNGLGATSQMELYIINKEVNEILEDKNIITYKSYVGNFITSMEMGGFSVTLMKLDDTLKSCLAHPVDCPNFKEV, encoded by the coding sequence ATGAAGAAAATGATGAATAATCCAGACAGCGTAATTGATGAATTAATGACAGGTTATCTAGCAGCCTATCCAGAATATATTAGACGTTCATCGCTACATCAACGAGCACTAATTGGTACTAAGAGACACGAAAAGAGAAAAGTAAGTGTGTTAATTGGTGGCGGTTCTGGTCATGAGCCTGGATTTTTAGGTTATGTTGGTAAAGGTATGGCTGATGGTGTTGCGGTAGGCAATATCTTTGCCTCACCTTCACCTATTCCAATTCAAGCAGTTACAAGAGAAATAGATCAAGGTAGCGGCGTATTGTATATTTATGGTAATTATGCTGGTGACTTAATGAATTTTGAAATGGCTAGTGAAATGACTGAAGTAGAAGACGATATCCAAACAGAAGTTGTCATAGGCAATGATGACGTTGCATCTTCTAAAGACATTAGTGATAGACGTGGTATCGCAGGTGAATTATTAGTATTTAAAGCTGCGGGTGCAGCGGCAGACTTTGGTCATGATTTGTCAGAAGTAAAACGTATTGCACAATTAGCTAACGATAATACTCGTTCTATGGGTATTGGACTAAGTCCTTGTTATTTACCTCAAACTGGTAAACCAAGCTTCGATTTAGAAGACAATGAAATGGAAATTGGGCTTGGTCATCACGGGGAACCAGGAATTGAAAAAACGACTATTCGCACGGCTAAAGAGACAGTTAACGTTATCATGAAAAACATTCTGAAGGAAGGACTATATGAAAGTGGTGACGAAGTAGCAGTATTAGTAAATGGCCTAGGTGCTACGTCACAAATGGAACTTTATATTATTAACAAAGAAGTAAATGAAATATTAGAAGATAAAAATATTATTACTTACAAATCCTACGTAGGTAATTTTATTACATCAATGGAAATGGGTGGTTTCTCAGTAACATTGATGAAATTGGATGATACATTGAAATCCTGCTTAGCGCATCCTGTAGATTGTCCTAATTTTAAAGAAGTGTAG